Proteins from one Chitinophaga oryzae genomic window:
- a CDS encoding helix-turn-helix transcriptional regulator, translated as MLYRLPQEFGSYPGMHVNRAGKSALAWFKLVEHQAKAEGFLTENTLVFIISGSKYIHLPDEEIVAAAGDLVLLKRGTYFMSALLPEQDGAFQGLMLCVDDHILRSFLEEMEDIKKARTNIPMVLPCSEQLINVRNSIIDYMQRSGDNTCKLLELKIQEVFLLLLSGPHRAQVLAFLHHMFDTSTENLTLTIREHLLKPLSLQEYAALCGLSLSAFKREFAKIYNAPPKKWINDERLKHADYLLRNTPKNVNEVADDCGFESTSYFIKQYKSRYGDTPKNAQRAKIAIF; from the coding sequence ATGTTATATCGCTTACCGCAGGAATTCGGCAGTTATCCCGGCATGCATGTCAACCGCGCCGGCAAATCCGCACTGGCATGGTTTAAGCTGGTGGAGCACCAGGCGAAAGCTGAAGGATTCCTCACTGAAAACACCCTTGTATTCATTATTTCCGGCAGCAAATACATCCATCTTCCTGATGAGGAAATAGTGGCGGCAGCCGGTGATCTCGTATTGCTGAAAAGAGGCACTTACTTTATGTCGGCGCTGCTGCCGGAGCAAGACGGCGCCTTTCAGGGACTGATGCTCTGCGTGGATGATCATATCCTGCGCTCCTTCCTGGAAGAAATGGAGGACATCAAAAAAGCGCGTACAAATATCCCCATGGTGTTGCCCTGCTCAGAACAGCTCATCAATGTCCGTAACAGCATCATCGATTACATGCAGCGCTCCGGCGACAACACCTGCAAACTGCTGGAATTGAAAATACAGGAAGTGTTCCTGCTGCTGCTCTCCGGCCCGCATCGCGCACAGGTGCTGGCTTTCCTGCATCATATGTTTGACACCAGCACAGAGAATCTCACCCTTACCATCCGGGAGCATCTGCTGAAACCTTTGTCCCTGCAGGAATATGCGGCCCTATGCGGACTAAGCCTCTCTGCCTTCAAAAGGGAATTCGCCAAAATATACAACGCGCCGCCTAAAAAGTGGATCAACGACGAACGCCTGAAACATGCCGATTACCTGTTGCGCAACACACCCAAAAATGTCAATGAAGTGGCCGATGATTGCGGTTTTGAAAGCACTTCCTACTTCATTAAACAATATAAAAGCCGCTACGGCGATACGCCTAAAAATGCGCAACGGGCTAAAATTGCTATTTTCTGA
- a CDS encoding STN and carboxypeptidase regulatory-like domain-containing protein: MPFSRILTILLLISTFSFSARAQGLLNRTVTVEAKKQKLSEVLNIISRQGNFFFSYISNILPQDSLVSISVKNKTVRQTLDQLLEGEYLYKESGNYIILFKKSPGQVYYQVTGFVTDSKTGQRVPNASVYERQQLISTLTNNEGYFRLRLRDKTPTAAISISKDLYTDTSVLVHAGQDQELTVNISPVSYQLRVVEITGHNMKVEKTWWGRTVLSSRQKMQSLNIGGFFADKPYQASLTPGLGSHGKMSGQVVNKFSINFIGGYAAGVDGFELGTVFNIVKGNMQHVQLGGVFNVVGGKTKGVQIAGVHNQVLDSVRGVQVGGVSNIVQGSTDGVQISGVLNQIHGNMEGVQAQGVLGIVHGNADGWQVAGIGNYVGGEISGAQLGGVYNYAGRGVGGAQLSTIGNISHGTMRGLQLGTIFNYARHLKGVQIGLVNIADTSSGYTIGLVNIVKHGYHKLSVYTNEVVNYNVAWKTGSRKLYSILLAGLNVGDNKVYTLGYGIGREFNFNKRLFLAAEITGQSLYTGNEKGSQLYRVQPLLNFRISDKFSIFAGPAMSFHLYQEWDPKAGYMSELPGSGYHPFKLGDAGRGWVGWQAGISIF, encoded by the coding sequence ATGCCTTTTAGCCGAATACTGACAATACTCCTGCTCATCTCCACTTTCTCGTTTTCCGCGCGGGCGCAGGGCCTGCTGAACAGGACCGTCACAGTGGAAGCGAAAAAACAAAAGTTATCGGAAGTATTGAATATCATCTCCAGACAGGGCAATTTTTTCTTCTCCTATATCAGTAACATTCTTCCGCAGGACAGTCTCGTCAGTATCTCGGTAAAAAATAAAACGGTCCGGCAAACGTTGGACCAGCTATTGGAGGGCGAATATCTCTACAAAGAATCGGGTAACTATATCATCCTCTTCAAAAAGTCGCCCGGGCAGGTTTATTACCAGGTCACGGGATTCGTCACGGACAGTAAAACAGGACAACGGGTACCGAATGCGAGCGTGTACGAACGACAGCAACTCATTTCTACGCTCACCAATAACGAAGGTTATTTCAGGCTGCGGTTACGGGATAAAACCCCTACCGCAGCCATCAGCATTAGTAAGGACCTGTACACCGACACTTCTGTGCTGGTACATGCGGGACAGGACCAGGAGCTGACCGTGAACATTTCCCCGGTGAGTTATCAGCTGCGCGTAGTGGAAATTACCGGCCATAATATGAAGGTGGAAAAAACATGGTGGGGACGTACCGTACTGTCTTCCCGTCAGAAAATGCAGAGCCTCAACATTGGCGGTTTCTTCGCTGACAAGCCTTACCAGGCTTCGCTGACACCGGGCCTCGGTTCACACGGAAAAATGAGCGGGCAGGTAGTCAACAAATTTTCGATCAACTTTATCGGCGGTTATGCCGCGGGGGTAGATGGTTTTGAACTCGGGACCGTGTTCAATATCGTGAAAGGCAATATGCAGCATGTGCAGCTTGGAGGTGTGTTTAACGTGGTAGGAGGAAAAACGAAGGGCGTGCAGATCGCCGGTGTTCACAACCAGGTGCTGGATTCCGTGCGCGGCGTACAGGTGGGAGGAGTAAGCAATATTGTGCAGGGCAGTACGGATGGCGTGCAGATTTCCGGTGTTCTCAACCAGATACATGGCAATATGGAAGGCGTACAGGCGCAGGGCGTATTGGGTATCGTACACGGAAATGCAGACGGCTGGCAGGTAGCCGGCATCGGCAACTATGTGGGCGGCGAAATATCCGGCGCGCAGCTAGGCGGCGTATATAACTATGCAGGCCGTGGTGTGGGAGGCGCACAGCTGTCTACCATCGGGAATATCAGTCATGGTACGATGAGAGGATTACAGCTGGGTACTATTTTCAACTATGCCAGGCATCTCAAAGGCGTGCAGATAGGGTTGGTGAATATTGCGGACACTTCCTCCGGCTATACCATCGGTCTTGTCAATATCGTAAAACACGGTTATCACAAGCTGTCTGTATATACGAATGAAGTGGTGAACTACAACGTAGCGTGGAAGACGGGTAGCAGAAAATTATACAGCATCCTGCTCGCCGGCCTTAATGTCGGTGATAACAAAGTATATACCCTGGGATATGGTATCGGCAGGGAGTTTAATTTTAACAAGCGCCTTTTCCTCGCAGCTGAAATCACCGGACAGAGTCTGTATACCGGCAATGAAAAAGGTTCCCAGCTCTATAGGGTACAACCTTTACTGAACTTCCGGATCTCCGATAAATTTTCCATTTTTGCAGGTCCGGCTATGTCGTTTCATTTATACCAGGAATGGGACCCCAAAGCCGGTTATATGTCTGAGCTTCCGGGTTCCGGCTATCATCCTTTCAAACTCGGAGATGCGGGCCGTGGCTGGGTAGGCTGGCAGGCAGGCATCAGTATTTTCTGA
- a CDS encoding FecR domain-containing protein, with protein sequence MKKQPDHINDDLLVKFMLGITTPAEQQSVEAWMAADSANAKYYEHFRLIWDESKKLAAVSTVNEDDAWKRFQQRVGANENTGGARVIKTDFSTWRRNLAIAATLLVLLGAAGFWFMKSSRPQHTVYATNTVRLDTLPDGSFVTLNKQSSISYANSFAKERHVKLEGEAFFNVAQDPGRPFVIRVNDVTVKVLGTSFNIKSVNGKTEVIVETGAVEVTKQHHSVQLQRNEKAIVTDKDDAPVKQSNTDELYNYYRTQTFVCNNTPLWKLVDILNEAYGVNIVIANTAKRDLPISVTFSNSSLDSTLKIIALTYGITVDQQGNNITLK encoded by the coding sequence GTGAAAAAGCAACCTGACCATATAAATGACGATCTGCTGGTAAAATTCATGTTAGGCATCACCACGCCGGCAGAACAACAATCCGTGGAGGCATGGATGGCGGCCGATAGCGCCAATGCCAAATACTATGAGCACTTCCGGCTTATCTGGGACGAAAGTAAAAAACTGGCGGCCGTTAGCACTGTTAATGAAGACGACGCCTGGAAACGCTTTCAACAACGGGTAGGCGCCAACGAAAATACCGGCGGCGCCCGCGTCATCAAAACCGATTTCTCTACCTGGCGCCGTAACCTCGCCATAGCAGCTACTTTGCTGGTACTGTTGGGCGCTGCCGGATTCTGGTTCATGAAATCATCCCGGCCGCAACATACCGTTTACGCCACCAACACTGTCAGGCTGGACACCCTGCCGGACGGCTCTTTCGTGACGCTGAACAAACAATCCTCTATCAGTTACGCGAACTCTTTCGCAAAAGAAAGACACGTGAAACTGGAAGGCGAGGCCTTCTTCAACGTAGCACAGGACCCGGGCCGCCCGTTCGTGATCAGGGTAAACGACGTAACGGTAAAAGTACTCGGCACGTCCTTCAACATCAAAAGCGTCAACGGCAAAACAGAAGTGATCGTGGAAACAGGCGCGGTAGAAGTGACCAAACAGCATCATAGCGTACAGTTGCAGCGCAACGAGAAAGCGATTGTAACAGACAAGGACGACGCACCGGTAAAACAAAGTAACACCGACGAACTGTATAACTACTACCGCACACAAACATTTGTATGCAACAACACACCGCTGTGGAAGCTGGTAGATATCCTCAATGAGGCGTACGGCGTAAACATCGTCATTGCCAATACCGCCAAACGGGACCTGCCGATCAGCGTTACCTTCAGTAACAGCTCCCTCGACAGCACACTGAAAATTATCGCGCTTACTTACGGTATCACCGTAGACCAGCAAGGAAACAATATTACCCTGAAATAA
- a CDS encoding RNA polymerase sigma-70 factor, with amino-acid sequence MELQHPGDTSLLEKEDVLTFEQAFKTHFKGLHAYACTILKDEVMAEEMVQNVFCKLWEKSGDIKIKQTISGYLYRAVYHESINYLRHQKVKATHQAHTQYQMSNNRDTGNTSGKVTMRELEEKLHKALRDLPEKCRTIFQLSRFEELKYQEIADKLDISVKTVENQMGKALKLLRLNLVDFLPLLLILLHL; translated from the coding sequence ATGGAGTTGCAACATCCAGGTGATACTTCGTTACTGGAAAAAGAAGACGTATTAACTTTTGAACAGGCATTTAAAACCCATTTTAAAGGCTTGCATGCCTATGCCTGTACCATATTGAAAGATGAAGTGATGGCGGAAGAAATGGTGCAGAATGTATTCTGTAAACTGTGGGAGAAATCAGGAGATATAAAGATCAAACAAACGATCTCCGGTTACCTTTACAGGGCAGTATATCACGAAAGTATCAATTACCTGCGGCATCAGAAAGTAAAAGCCACGCATCAGGCACACACGCAATATCAAATGAGCAATAACAGGGATACCGGTAATACTTCCGGGAAAGTGACCATGCGGGAACTGGAAGAAAAGCTGCACAAAGCACTTCGTGATCTCCCGGAAAAATGCAGGACCATCTTCCAGTTGAGCCGCTTCGAAGAACTAAAATACCAGGAGATCGCCGATAAGCTTGATATATCGGTGAAAACGGTGGAGAACCAGATGGGCAAAGCGCTGAAGCTGCTGCGGCTCAACCTGGTGGACTTTCTTCCCCTGTTGTTAATATTGCTCCATCTCTAA
- a CDS encoding OmpH family outer membrane protein — protein MKYFYAVALMLLVSTAAFSQKTAYINFQQLIAAMPETKQATDTLQKYQQELAKDGQYLVTEYTRKLQEYDSLATKWTQQIKEMKEKELQDAQTSIQDYRQRMEEKLQLKDQQLLVPIMDKAKKALKAVASEKGYSMVIDNSKEEVLIGSEADDLMIPVKAKLGLK, from the coding sequence ATGAAATATTTTTACGCTGTCGCACTGATGCTACTGGTGAGCACTGCAGCATTTTCACAGAAGACCGCCTATATTAATTTTCAGCAGTTGATTGCTGCCATGCCTGAAACCAAACAGGCGACCGATACGCTTCAGAAATATCAGCAGGAGCTCGCCAAAGACGGGCAATACCTTGTTACCGAATATACCAGGAAACTGCAGGAGTATGACAGCCTCGCCACCAAATGGACGCAGCAGATTAAAGAAATGAAGGAGAAAGAATTGCAGGACGCACAGACAAGTATCCAGGATTACCGGCAGCGGATGGAAGAGAAATTACAGCTGAAAGACCAGCAGTTGCTGGTGCCGATCATGGATAAAGCGAAAAAAGCGCTGAAAGCGGTAGCTTCCGAAAAAGGCTACTCGATGGTGATCGATAATTCGAAGGAAGAAGTGTTGATCGGTTCAGAGGCCGACGACCTGATGATACCGGTAAAAGCGAAGCTGGGATTGAAATAA
- a CDS encoding GNAT family N-acetyltransferase: MKDFTIIDNKEARQFEAHIAGQLAKVIYERNGSRIFLTGAEVPPTLEKQGVLPMMLGKVMEEISAQNIRMVPSSKKVAEFVRSNPKWKTLLAHGLHI, from the coding sequence ATGAAGGATTTTACAATTATTGACAACAAAGAGGCCAGGCAGTTTGAGGCGCATATCGCCGGACAGCTGGCAAAGGTTATTTATGAAAGAAATGGCAGCCGCATTTTCCTGACAGGCGCAGAAGTGCCGCCAACCCTGGAAAAACAAGGTGTGCTGCCGATGATGCTGGGTAAAGTGATGGAGGAAATTTCTGCACAGAATATCCGGATGGTCCCTTCCAGCAAAAAAGTAGCGGAATTCGTGCGCAGCAATCCTAAATGGAAGACACTGCTGGCACATGGACTGCACATCTAA
- a CDS encoding SMP-30/gluconolactonase/LRE family protein, whose product MEIYQSALFSTGPFELGEGAFWWPERSAWCWVDILGHSLYMMDSKGQRTQYHIGEYVTMMVPVQGSNELLLGLHGRVARFSPEHGLGRTLAVLDGNPGLRCNDGKCDPAGRLWVGTMHLTTQRDNGALYCIDHNRPPVIKIPQVSISNGIVWYGDRMYFNDTVTNRVQEYAYEVNSGEIKFLRNAVVIPAELGSPDGMTIDSEGMLWVAHWGGGGVYRWNPANGKLLGKLEVPALQVSCCVFGGPDMQEMLITTAREHMTPQQLEAYPMSGNVFHAKLPFKGLPVNYFKY is encoded by the coding sequence ATGGAGATTTATCAATCAGCATTGTTTTCCACAGGACCTTTTGAACTGGGCGAAGGCGCTTTCTGGTGGCCGGAACGCTCAGCATGGTGCTGGGTGGATATTCTGGGTCATTCCCTGTATATGATGGACAGTAAAGGGCAACGGACGCAATATCATATAGGCGAGTACGTGACGATGATGGTGCCGGTGCAGGGCAGCAATGAACTGCTGCTGGGACTTCATGGCCGTGTGGCGCGTTTCTCACCGGAACATGGCCTGGGCCGCACGCTGGCGGTGCTGGACGGCAATCCGGGCCTCCGTTGTAACGACGGCAAATGTGACCCGGCCGGCAGGCTGTGGGTAGGCACCATGCACCTTACTACGCAGCGGGATAACGGGGCTTTGTATTGCATCGACCATAACCGTCCGCCGGTGATCAAGATCCCGCAGGTAAGTATCTCCAACGGGATCGTATGGTATGGCGACCGGATGTATTTTAATGATACCGTGACCAACAGGGTCCAGGAATATGCCTACGAGGTGAATTCCGGTGAAATTAAGTTCCTGCGCAACGCCGTCGTGATTCCGGCAGAACTGGGATCGCCCGACGGGATGACTATCGACAGCGAAGGGATGTTATGGGTAGCCCACTGGGGCGGTGGCGGGGTATACCGCTGGAACCCTGCCAACGGGAAGCTGCTCGGGAAATTAGAAGTGCCGGCCCTGCAAGTGTCCTGCTGTGTTTTCGGCGGCCCGGATATGCAGGAAATGCTCATTACCACAGCCCGGGAACACATGACACCCCAACAGCTGGAGGCTTATCCGATGAGTGGAAACGTGTTTCACGCAAAGCTTCCTTTTAAAGGCTTGCCTGTCAATTATTTTAAATATTAG
- a CDS encoding DUF2157 domain-containing protein, whose product MNIDTFSKLQKEGLISDEEMQRVTHAENNRLFSLHWEIKSALYLGVLLLSGGLGILVYKNIDTIGHQVILLFIALLCIGSYAYCFRHRAPFSREKTESPNAFYDYALLLGSLTFVTFIGYLQFQYTVFGTAYGLATFIPMVVLFATAYYFDHLGILSMAVTNLAAWAGIAITPFQILSQNDFGNENLIYIGVALGIGLVALAELSEKRNFKKHFAFTYRNFGVHIFFIAAIAGMCIFEKWYGLFFLLLAAGAYLTWHRAFRDRSFYFVLLAVLYGYAGVSILLGRTVFNHLADDIYSGFLYMIFSTVGVILFLINLNKKIKQQ is encoded by the coding sequence ATGAACATTGATACTTTCTCCAAACTCCAAAAAGAAGGATTGATCAGTGACGAGGAAATGCAACGTGTTACCCATGCGGAAAACAACCGCCTTTTCTCCCTCCACTGGGAAATCAAATCAGCCCTGTACCTTGGCGTACTACTACTGAGCGGCGGCCTCGGCATCCTCGTTTACAAAAACATCGATACCATCGGGCACCAGGTGATCCTTCTCTTCATTGCGTTATTGTGTATTGGCAGCTATGCCTACTGCTTCCGGCACCGGGCGCCCTTTTCCCGGGAAAAGACCGAATCGCCGAATGCTTTCTACGATTATGCGTTGCTGTTAGGCAGCCTCACTTTCGTCACCTTTATCGGCTACCTGCAATTTCAGTACACGGTGTTCGGCACCGCCTACGGCCTCGCTACCTTTATTCCCATGGTGGTCCTGTTTGCCACGGCCTACTATTTCGATCACCTGGGCATCCTCTCCATGGCGGTCACCAATCTGGCCGCCTGGGCGGGGATTGCCATCACGCCGTTCCAGATACTGTCGCAGAATGACTTCGGCAATGAAAACCTGATTTACATCGGCGTTGCCCTGGGCATCGGTCTTGTAGCTTTGGCGGAACTATCGGAGAAACGCAATTTCAAAAAACACTTTGCCTTTACTTACCGCAACTTCGGCGTTCATATCTTCTTCATCGCAGCCATCGCCGGCATGTGTATTTTCGAAAAATGGTACGGGCTCTTTTTCCTGCTGTTGGCCGCCGGCGCCTACCTTACCTGGCACCGCGCATTCCGCGATCGCTCCTTCTACTTTGTGCTACTGGCGGTACTATACGGCTATGCCGGCGTGAGCATCCTCCTGGGACGCACTGTGTTTAATCACCTGGCAGACGATATTTACTCAGGGTTCCTGTACATGATATTTTCCACGGTAGGTGTGATTCTGTTCCTCATTAACCTCAACAAAAAAATCAAACAACAATGA
- a CDS encoding PepSY-associated TM helix domain-containing protein → MRTMVQRKKKEAHKPGKKSLARVVVDKLHLWLGLASGIIVLIISVTGCLFVFQREISEMVYRQEMFVTPQEHTLPLSELKAGAQKALGDKPVLSITAWRAPDRAWEFLAYKANDTALTYFGCVEYYEAIMVNPYTGAVTGRIDYKNSFFPIVKMIHWSLLLNTRYGQPIVGWSTFVFVILLITGLIMWWPKRWTKAARDQSFKVKWKASFKRVNYDLHNVLGFYSLIIALVLALTGMVWAFTWFQKAVYVAAAGTTEAPVAKQVTSGPATAAATGNPLDIAFNTVQPLLKDAGRVFVYPAAYPEGVHTMGGYRGKDIYFGSDEYQFDQYTGKLVGHTEYKKKNGGEKLIAMNYDIHVGAIGGLPGKIIAFVISFICASLPVTGFYIWWGKQKKSKKKVAKPVARLNTM, encoded by the coding sequence ATGAGAACAATGGTCCAACGGAAAAAGAAGGAAGCGCACAAACCCGGTAAAAAATCTTTGGCAAGAGTGGTGGTTGACAAGCTGCACCTGTGGCTGGGGCTTGCTTCCGGCATTATTGTGCTGATTATCAGCGTAACTGGTTGCCTGTTTGTTTTCCAGCGGGAAATCAGCGAAATGGTTTACCGCCAGGAAATGTTTGTAACGCCGCAGGAGCATACCCTGCCGCTGAGCGAGCTGAAAGCGGGCGCCCAGAAAGCACTGGGAGATAAGCCTGTTCTGTCCATCACCGCCTGGCGCGCTCCGGACCGTGCCTGGGAATTCCTCGCCTATAAAGCCAATGATACCGCATTGACCTACTTTGGCTGTGTGGAATATTACGAAGCGATTATGGTCAACCCCTATACCGGGGCTGTTACCGGCCGTATTGACTACAAAAACTCGTTTTTCCCGATAGTGAAGATGATACACTGGAGCCTGCTGCTGAATACCCGCTACGGTCAACCGATAGTGGGCTGGAGCACTTTTGTGTTCGTCATCCTGCTGATCACCGGCCTCATCATGTGGTGGCCCAAACGCTGGACCAAAGCGGCCCGTGACCAAAGTTTTAAAGTGAAGTGGAAGGCCAGTTTCAAAAGGGTGAATTACGACCTGCACAATGTGCTTGGGTTCTATAGCCTTATCATTGCACTGGTGCTGGCCCTCACCGGCATGGTATGGGCCTTTACCTGGTTCCAGAAAGCCGTGTATGTGGCTGCTGCCGGTACCACCGAGGCGCCGGTAGCAAAACAGGTGACCTCCGGGCCGGCTACGGCGGCGGCCACCGGTAACCCGCTGGATATTGCCTTTAATACGGTTCAGCCGCTGCTGAAAGACGCCGGCCGCGTTTTCGTATATCCGGCCGCGTACCCGGAAGGCGTGCATACCATGGGGGGCTACAGGGGAAAAGATATTTACTTTGGCAGCGACGAGTACCAGTTTGATCAATATACCGGTAAGCTGGTGGGCCATACCGAGTACAAAAAGAAGAACGGCGGTGAGAAACTGATCGCCATGAATTATGATATTCATGTGGGCGCTATCGGTGGCCTGCCGGGAAAAATAATCGCTTTTGTGATCAGTTTCATTTGTGCATCCCTGCCGGTGACCGGCTTTTATATCTGGTGGGGTAAACAGAAAAAATCAAAAAAGAAAGTGGCAAAACCTGTTGCGCGATTGAATACCATGTAA
- a CDS encoding glycosyltransferase family 2 protein produces MHILPSVAVVILNWNGKAFLEKFLPSVCRSTYGNLQLVLADNASTDDSVAFVTANYPSVRIVRNPSNDGFAGGYNEALAHVEADIYVLLNQDVEVEPGWIEPVVALMESDPRIAACQPKMRAYHQPDEFEYAGAAGGWMDVLGYTFCRGRILYTTEKDEGQYDDVQDVFWATGAALFIRSACFRQVGGFDRDFFAHMEEVDLCWRLQRAGYRVCYCPDSKVFHVGGGSLPQGNPRKLYLNFRNNLMMLWKNLHSEDRWIVLFQRFFLDILAAVKSLVSGKPKDMAAIWRAYRDYYRWRKTYVNKHELPEVKLMKMKGVFHGIMIWRYYFLRRKKFKDLI; encoded by the coding sequence TTGCACATATTGCCATCAGTTGCTGTCGTTATATTAAATTGGAACGGGAAGGCTTTCCTGGAGAAGTTTCTGCCGTCTGTGTGCCGCTCTACTTATGGTAATCTGCAGCTGGTACTGGCTGATAACGCTTCTACTGACGACAGTGTGGCGTTTGTGACTGCCAACTACCCGTCGGTGCGTATTGTCCGCAATCCATCCAACGATGGTTTTGCCGGTGGTTATAACGAAGCGCTGGCGCATGTGGAGGCCGATATTTACGTGTTGCTGAACCAGGACGTGGAGGTGGAACCGGGATGGATAGAGCCGGTGGTGGCGCTGATGGAATCAGACCCGCGCATCGCCGCCTGCCAGCCAAAGATGCGGGCTTACCATCAGCCGGACGAGTTTGAATATGCCGGCGCTGCCGGTGGGTGGATGGATGTGCTGGGCTATACTTTCTGCCGGGGCCGTATTCTTTATACCACGGAAAAAGACGAAGGGCAGTACGACGACGTGCAGGATGTGTTCTGGGCAACGGGCGCCGCGCTCTTTATCCGGTCGGCCTGTTTCCGGCAGGTCGGTGGTTTTGACCGTGACTTTTTCGCCCATATGGAAGAAGTGGACCTGTGCTGGCGCCTGCAAAGGGCTGGCTACCGGGTATGCTACTGCCCCGATTCCAAAGTGTTCCACGTAGGTGGCGGCAGCCTGCCACAGGGCAACCCCCGTAAGCTTTATCTGAATTTCCGCAACAACCTCATGATGCTGTGGAAAAACCTGCATAGCGAAGACCGATGGATCGTATTGTTCCAACGTTTTTTCCTCGATATCCTGGCGGCGGTTAAAAGCCTGGTATCGGGCAAGCCCAAAGATATGGCCGCTATCTGGCGCGCCTACCGCGATTACTACCGCTGGCGGAAGACGTATGTCAATAAACACGAGCTACCGGAAGTGAAACTGATGAAAATGAAAGGCGTTTTTCACGGAATCATGATCTGGCGTTATTATTTCCTCCGCAGGAAGAAGTTTAAAGACCTGATATAA
- a CDS encoding sensor histidine kinase — MFRQYIGWKFVLASIAVLIIVTTIWFVSNLTRKIQDEERKKVATWVEANRELLKSGPDANLNLAVEIVTTNTTIPLILTDKQGRILDSRNLDSVRIAQNPGYLQEQLQAFKKQHPPFAVEAGHQQYNYVYYGDSLILRQIRYYPYIQLGVVTLFIALVLFALSSTNRATQNQVWVGLAKETAHQLGTPLSSMEAWLEILRENEANTMMVTELAKDVDRLKLITDRFSKIGSVPKLEERDVLEQIENMTAYIRKRAPQKVRFSVHSDEKELPVMISPPLFDWVVENLLKNALDAMEGSGRIDINIDNHPTFVTIDISDSGKGIPKMHFEKVFKPGFSTKKRGWGLGLSLAKRIIEEYHKGRLFVKSSEINKGTTFRILLRK; from the coding sequence ATGTTTAGACAATACATCGGGTGGAAGTTCGTGCTGGCCTCCATAGCAGTGCTCATTATCGTGACCACGATATGGTTCGTCAGCAACCTGACAAGAAAAATACAGGATGAAGAACGCAAAAAAGTAGCCACCTGGGTAGAAGCCAACCGGGAACTGCTCAAGTCCGGTCCCGACGCCAACCTTAACCTTGCGGTGGAAATAGTGACCACTAATACCACCATCCCGCTTATCCTGACCGATAAACAGGGACGTATCCTTGACAGCCGCAACCTCGATTCCGTGCGTATTGCGCAAAACCCCGGCTACCTGCAGGAACAGCTGCAGGCCTTCAAAAAACAACACCCGCCCTTTGCCGTAGAGGCAGGCCATCAGCAATACAACTATGTTTATTACGGCGACTCCCTTATCCTGCGGCAAATCCGGTATTACCCCTACATACAGCTGGGCGTGGTCACCCTCTTCATCGCCCTGGTGCTCTTCGCCCTCTCCAGCACCAACCGCGCCACGCAAAACCAGGTATGGGTAGGCCTTGCCAAAGAAACTGCCCACCAGCTGGGCACGCCGCTGTCATCCATGGAGGCGTGGCTGGAAATCCTACGGGAAAATGAAGCCAACACCATGATGGTGACAGAACTGGCCAAAGACGTGGACCGCCTCAAACTCATCACCGACCGCTTCTCCAAAATAGGCAGCGTACCCAAACTGGAAGAACGGGATGTGCTCGAACAAATAGAAAACATGACGGCCTATATCCGGAAAAGAGCCCCGCAGAAAGTACGCTTCTCCGTACACTCCGACGAGAAAGAACTGCCCGTCATGATCTCGCCCCCTCTGTTTGACTGGGTGGTGGAGAACCTGCTGAAAAATGCACTCGACGCCATGGAAGGCAGCGGCCGTATCGATATCAACATCGACAACCACCCCACTTTCGTGACCATCGATATCTCCGACAGCGGCAAAGGCATTCCCAAAATGCACTTCGAAAAAGTCTTCAAACCCGGCTTCAGTACCAAAAAAAGAGGATGGGGACTAGGGCTCTCCCTCGCCAAAAGAATCATCGAAGAGTATCATAAAGGCAGGCTTTTTGTAAAATCTTCTGAAATAAACAAAGGCACCACTTTCCGCATCCTGCTTAGAAAGTAG